In Lolium rigidum isolate FL_2022 chromosome 7, APGP_CSIRO_Lrig_0.1, whole genome shotgun sequence, the DNA window AGTAGTGGGAATCGCACTCTGAAGCTCGGTCCCAACTCCCAACTGCGCAATTGCAGTAACCCTAGTCCGGTCCGGTAATCCCCCACCACGAACCTGGATTCCCATTCCCAATCCCGTCTCTCCCCGCCGCTAGCCTCCGACGTCTCTCGGTCGCCGTCTGCTCCGCCGCTCGCCCCCGCCGTCTCGAAGCCGCTGCTCGTGAGGTACATAGCTCCAATCCCCTCCTCGTCTAGATTATGGCGTTCGGAACTACCATTTTTTTCTTCTCTGACGCGAATTTTCTACTGTTCTTTTCTGTCCTCCTTCACCTTCAGGTTACTTCAAGCTCAAATTGCTCCCTCTCCGTTCTTGTCCTGGCAGTGTAGTGCGCCATCTTATTTTCGCAGGTCTATATCCAGTTCATACATTTCCGTAATTTACTTTTCTCTTAGCACACTATGCTCCGCGGTACGGCTACTGTTTCAGGTTCGTCTCGATAAAGTTTATCATTGCAGTGTTCATCAACTCATTCCTTCTTCTTCACGTTTCAGGGATGGACCAGGCTGAGAGCCCCACGATTGTGCGAGGCAGAGGCAGGAACAAGAGGAAGTGGACatgggacgaggacgaggagctcGTCAAAGCCCTGTGCGAGGTCTCCCTCGACCCCAGGTTCAGGGTCCAGGGAGGGGGCTTCAAGAACTGCTACTCTCAAGGGATCGAGAGCCTCCTCGCGCAGAAGCTGCCCGGCCGCGGCATCAAGGCCAGTCCCCACGTCGATTCTCGGCTGAAAGTGCTGAAGTGCAAGTTCTACTCCATCAAAGATATGCTGGCGTCGCCGGGGTTCTCCTGGGATGGGTCCAGAAAGGTCGTCCGCTGTGAAAAGGAACGGTACGATGAGTATTGCAAAGTAAGCCATTCCTGGTGTTTTAGGCACTGTGTCTATCTTCGGAATGTGTTGTTTGTATTGATTGACTTGTTTTCATCTTTGCAGGACAATCCTAGAGCCAAGGGTCTGAATGGTATTCCATTTCCACATTTTGACGCGTTTGATGCGATATATGGCAAGGATAGAACCGCGAGAGAAGGGATGGAAGTGTCCGAAGAAGCAGCTGCTAACTTGGAGAATGGAAATACGAGTGAAGGTGGAgatggggaaccggaggaggatagGATGTCCGCTGGACCATCCGGTCGCTCCTTGGACGCTGCATCAAGCTATGAGAAGCCGAAGAAATGTAAGTAtggtgggaaaaggaagaagattgAATCAAATTGTCCATCTCTGGACATGCTTAAGGATGTACGTGGCCACTACCAAGGTGCAAGTCAGCATGTCGACACGATGGCGGAAGCAGTTGCGCTGTTTAAGGATGTGCACCGTCACTTCCAGAATGTTGTTCAACATGCCAGCTCAATGGCAGCAGCAATGGAGACGTTCAAGGATGCGTACACTCAATTTCAGAGTGTTGTGCAGAATGTGAGCATCACCACATCAGCCATGGAGCGGTTCAAGGATGCGCATGATCATTTTCGAAGTACCACTCAGAGTGCCAGCACGGCTGCAGCAGTGACTGAGTGTCGTACTGATCTACAAGAAAAGTTAGCGCCTGAGGTTCCCCAGCAGAATGCCAGAGTAAGAGCCATTGCTGAAATGCAAAAGCTTGGGTTTACTGGAAGCCAAGTGGTCGATGCTGCAACTGTTTTTGCGAGGGAACCAAACCAAATGGGCATGTTTCTTGCCCTCCCTGAAATCTACAGGAGGGAGTACATACAACGAATGCTTAATGGTATGTTCAGGGATCCTCAAATCCTTTATGGTCGCATTGCACTTCATTGTAATAAAAGTTTCAGGCTTGATTATTCTCAATGTTCTTTGGTCCAACATAGGCATTTTGGATATAACAAAGTAGAAACTGAATCCTATATTCCCAATCAATTAAACGATTAGTATAATAGTGTTCTGGCGTATTAGCTTTTGTTGTAGACTTGCATGTTTATTCATttttgacataatgtttgaaATTCAATACTATCATTCTGATGCAAGGTTTTTCCTTGATTGTTTATTATATTTTCTGCTAATCTTCTTGCTCAGACTTGATGGAATCAAATGATCTGGAATGCTATCTCCTACTCTACTGAAGCTGATTCCTGTTCATCCCCTTTTTCAGGTGGGCAATCTCTCCAATTTTAACTTGTAGCAACATGGGAGGAATGGAGTTGTCGAAGTACTAATTCAGTCTAGCTGCTGCAGTggcatttgaaattttagttgTACATGTGTAAATAAGTTCCTAGCGTCCCTCTAATATCTATTGTGACGGTCTGATACCCTATGTTAGCCAGGTTATCCTATGACGGAGTAAAGCTTAGCATTCCTCAGAATCAGACGCTCATCATTGCTTTCAGGATGGTATGGCTTGCGAATAATGGACGATTTTGTCCATTCCGAATGATCAGGACGTTCCATTCCGATTCTCTAAACAAACCTTCAGGATGGTATGGCTCGTGAATAATGGACAATTTTGTCCATTCCGAATGATCAGGACATTCCATTCCGATTCTCTAAACGAACCAACAGCACTTAAAACCAAATGGTTTAGGAACGAGTTCATTAATGAGAATACGATCGTCTACCAAGAATCACGAGTTCATTGATGAGAATACATTCATCTACCAAAAATCAGACTAATAACTTGAGCTCAGATTAGCCAATAAGAAGTCACTATCATGCAAGAGACCAACAAGTCGTGTAACCTATCAGCTCTTTGAGCTCAGATTAGCCAATATGTTTTTAGATGCAACTATTCAGGGCTTCACCCTAAAACTGTTAGGAACTTGCTGCACACCACCCAAAGGAACTGATGAATTCACACAAAGTTATATCATGAAGAGGCACGCAAAGGATTGCACAGAGAAAGCATAAGCTGAAACAAATCATAGAGCAGAAAATATGAGATTAACTGAAAAGGTAACAATGCCGATGTTATAGCATCATCATTGCCAGTGTAGCATCAATTTGCTGACATCGAATATCCACAAATACCAACAAAAGAGAACTGGAATGGACCCTCGTTCTTTGACAATAATTATTTGCAAAAAAAGAAGACGTCATAGCTTGGACGGTATCGCTTCCATGCCTCGTACTGGGGTAACTAGCAAGCCCACAGAACTTCACTCCTTTTTCCCGATCCCGTGGGACATGTTGTAGATCCCACGGCCCTGTTTACAAATCAAGATAGATGTCACTCGCTGGGTAGAAGCAATTTCAAAGAACACAGGTAACAAAGCACCGGTAGAGATTTTGAACTTACAATCATGAACAAGCTGGTGCCAGCAAGTGCAAGGGGAATGGCAACCGAGGTGATC includes these proteins:
- the LOC124676510 gene encoding uncharacterized protein LOC124676510 — protein: MTTEAPFYPREKIVQQQQYFQKLSKHTHLKGRYDVITSVAIPLALAGTSLFMIGRGIYNMSHGIGKKE
- the LOC124679067 gene encoding uncharacterized protein LOC124679067 — translated: MDQAESPTIVRGRGRNKRKWTWDEDEELVKALCEVSLDPRFRVQGGGFKNCYSQGIESLLAQKLPGRGIKASPHVDSRLKVLKCKFYSIKDMLASPGFSWDGSRKVVRCEKERYDEYCKDNPRAKGLNGIPFPHFDAFDAIYGKDRTAREGMEVSEEAAANLENGNTSEGGDGEPEEDRMSAGPSGRSLDAASSYEKPKKCKYGGKRKKIESNCPSLDMLKDVRGHYQGASQHVDTMAEAVALFKDVHRHFQNVVQHASSMAAAMETFKDAYTQFQSVVQNVSITTSAMERFKDAHDHFRSTTQSASTAAAVTECRTDLQEKLAPEVPQQNARVRAIAEMQKLGFTGSQVVDAATVFAREPNQMGMFLALPEIYRREYIQRMLNGGQSLQF